CAGCGGGCGCCGGGCTTGAGCGGCAGGTACGGGTTGTCGACGCGGTCGACGAAGTCCTCGGGGTTCACGCTGGCACCGGGTGACGGCGAGCCGGAGACGGTCGCCTCGTTGCTCTGTGCGATGCCTGTCGTCGGCTCCCGCTCCCCGCTGCCCTCGTCGCCGCAGGCCGCCATCGTCAGCGTGAGCGGAGCCATCGCGATGAGCATCAGGGTCTTCCCTCGGCTGGTTGCGAGCACTGTTCCTCCACGGGATCTCGCTGTCGGGAAGGCCATGATCATTCGCCGACCGCCAGGGAGAACGGACCGCCGGGCGGCGGCGGGCACGTCACCGGGAGCTGCCACTCGGACGGCTCAGCCGAGGGCTTGTGCGACGGCGGCGGCCAGGAGCGCGCCGAGGACTTCGATCCGCCGCAGCCGGTCCGGCCGCGGTAATTGATCTGCGATCCGCAGTTGACTGTGGACCGTAGTTGAACCTCGAACCCTGCAATGACCTGGGCAAACGCGAGACCCCACCTCAACGGGGGTGGCGGCTCTGCGGCCGGGCGCCCCGCCCGGTTTGATCCGCGACCGGGCCCGAGGCGCCCGGCACCGGGTCAGAGCCCGATGTCGTCGAGGGCGGCCTGCTGTTGGGGGGTGAGCTTGTCGCGGCGGGCGCGCATGTTGCTGCGCCATACCCCGAGCCGCACGGCCACAGTCTCGGGCTGCTCCTGGCGCTCGCCGCCGTCGGTGCCGTCCTCGATGACGAGGTGTTCGACGTGTCCGCGGGGGACGGTGAGGTGGCCTTCGCGGGTGAGGTATTGGCGTGCGGCTGCGAGGCCGCGCTCGAACGTCCCGTTGCGGCCCGCCGGGTGCTTTCTGGCGGCCGGTACGGGCGCGGCGCCCGCGTTCCCCGTGGCAGCCTCTGCGGGGGCCGCTGAGGGCGTCTGGAGCGGGGTGACGCCCAAGCCCTCGAGGAGTTCGCGCTGCCCGTCGGACAGGCGCTTCCAGGCCTGCCTCTGCCGCTTGAGCCACGTCCCGACATCAACGCCTGCGAAGGTCACCCCCGGGAGGATGTCCTCCGGCTCGGCGCCGCCGTCGATGCAGGCCTGGACGCCGGCGAAGGTGCGCTGCCACTCGATCGGCCAGGCCGGGTTCCAGTACGGGTCGATGCCGGCGAGCTGCTCGGCACGCCGCGCCGCCCGGGCCGGGTCCTTGCCGAGCCCGCCGTCCCGGCGGAGGTTGGCCAGCATCATGCCCACCGGGCGGTCCAGGACCGTGGCCGACCTCGGCGCCGCCAGCGTGCCGTACTCCTGGTAGTAGGCCCGCAGCACGGCCAGCGTCTCCTCCCACGCCAGCTCGCGTTCGTCCCACACCATGCCGAGCTTCTCCAGCCGGTCGGCGCGCCGGGAGGGCATCGCCCCGGCATTGAAGGTCTTGCGCTGGTCGGCCGTCCACTGCCCCAGCGGATACGCGCTTTCGACGTGTGAGAAGGGGACCCGGGCGTGGCCCTCGCGCTTGGCGTAGGTGCGTAGCGCGGCCAGGCCGCGTTCCCAGTCCTGGCGTTCGGTGTCGATGACGTTGTACGCGATCCACTCCGCCACGAGCGCCGGGTCCCGCCGCGAGGAGAACCGCAGCAGCATCCGGGATTCGTCCTCGCCGTCCTCGGGCGGCGGGCCGATGTCCGTGCCCGGCGACAGCTCCAGGGCGTTCGTCTGCGGAATGGCGAGCAATTCCAGGGCCTGTTCGTCATGCGCACGCAGCCCCTGGAGTACCTTGGTGAGCGGCTTGTACGAGGCCGAAGTGAACATGTCCTGCGGCTGCTCACCCGGTGCGAGAAAGACGGGCACGATCAGGGACGCCAGCTTTCCCTCGCCCGGCTTCTGCCGCAACGCCCGCCCGATCGCCTGCACGATATCCACGGGCGATCCCTTCGGGTCCAGAAAAGCAACCGAGTCCACCGCTCTAATATCGACGCCTTCCCCGAGGACCTTGCAATTACAGAGAATGGCAAGCCCCGCCCGGGTGCCGAATTCTCCCAGGACTTCGCGGCGGTGTGCGGAGTCGTGGTCGCCCTTCAGCCACCCCGTCCAGACTCTCGCGGGGTACCGCTCGGGGTCGGCCTGATGGAGCCGTTCGGCGACCGCCGGCAGACCGGCCGCGAACGCCTGCGCCTCCACCGTGCGGTGATGGAACGTGATCATCGTCTTCAGATCGTGCTCGCGGGCGGTCTTCAGCATCGCCGCCTGGAGCGCGCCCAGGCGCAGGCCGCGGATCTCCTCCTCACGCCGCTCAGGGCCGTACAGGCGGCCGGGAGGCAGCTGCGGGTCGGCCAGCTCGACCACGATGATCTGATACCGCGCAAGTAAACCGCGGGCCACACCCATCGCCAGCGACATCCGGTAGACCACCGGCCCGAAGATCGCCGGATCGTCCATGCTCGCGGCCAGCTCCTCCGGCAGCGGATCCCGGACGCCCTCCCGCACCTCCCACGACGGCCGCTCCTGCCAGACCCGCGGCGTCGCCGTCAGGTACAACCTCCGCAGCGACGGCAGCAGCCCGTTGTTGTGCACATCCGCCCACGCCTTCCCCTGCGACCCGGAAGTTCTGTGCGCCTCATCCACCACCACCAGGTCGAACGGCGCCATCGGAAGGCCGTAGGAGCCCTCGAACGCCGACGTCAGCACCGGCAGCGAGGAGTAGGTGGCGTAGACCGTCACCGGCCCCGAGCCGTGCCACAACGCCAGTTGCGGCGCGCTCGTCGTCACCCGCA
Above is a window of Streptomyces sp. NBC_01803 DNA encoding:
- a CDS encoding Helicase associated domain protein, giving the protein MTAPMKRRDHQIEATEAAARALDIPPGKRIPAGGLRATVVMPCGSGKTLVAADTARRVARNGRVLVLVPTLDLLTQTVLAWQAAGHKGPAVAVCSLTDDPALWAAKVRVTTSAPQLALWHGSGPVTVYATYSSLPVLTSAFEGSYGLPMAPFDLVVVDEAHRTSGSQGKAWADVHNNGLLPSLRRLYLTATPRVWQERPSWEVREGVRDPLPEELAASMDDPAIFGPVVYRMSLAMGVARGLLARYQIIVVELADPQLPPGRLYGPERREEEIRGLRLGALQAAMLKTAREHDLKTMITFHHRTVEAQAFAAGLPAVAERLHQADPERYPARVWTGWLKGDHDSAHRREVLGEFGTRAGLAILCNCKVLGEGVDIRAVDSVAFLDPKGSPVDIVQAIGRALRQKPGEGKLASLIVPVFLAPGEQPQDMFTSASYKPLTKVLQGLRAHDEQALELLAIPQTNALELSPGTDIGPPPEDGEDESRMLLRFSSRRDPALVAEWIAYNVIDTERQDWERGLAALRTYAKREGHARVPFSHVESAYPLGQWTADQRKTFNAGAMPSRRADRLEKLGMVWDERELAWEETLAVLRAYYQEYGTLAAPRSATVLDRPVGMMLANLRRDGGLGKDPARAARRAEQLAGIDPYWNPAWPIEWQRTFAGVQACIDGGAEPEDILPGVTFAGVDVGTWLKRQRQAWKRLSDGQRELLEGLGVTPLQTPSAAPAEAATGNAGAAPVPAARKHPAGRNGTFERGLAAARQYLTREGHLTVPRGHVEHLVIEDGTDGGERQEQPETVAVRLGVWRSNMRARRDKLTPQQQAALDDIGL